A region from the Stygiolobus caldivivus genome encodes:
- a CDS encoding TM1812 family CRISPR-associated protein, producing the protein MKTLLVSTWTNINTSEKEYKVVDSRGNETETIVKSYKPSLAEYSFLKEETTDVKILAFLPSFLATNLNELPTSYSILENSLKELVMQRLSLPDMNDEIFVLPSSGTFKSSSNVLSIHDGGIGNFNFLSYLYTYSKLVSEEPEMVMVDLSEDSSYLAYVTYNAVRLAVEDYAFTHKKQLMLVELASDFSNRLFPLRKKVIKDVNLHQYLTSDIKLAKGMNTQGKSELYGIGKALELGFPLALIYLIRETGELISPEEFRKQILEGLQIQKSNGVFSLTASVRASMSAPYYFMGYHFVETNKKIVEGEITLDKLNEFLDYYTGATRALIKREIEIIRKLSELVKDGEYLLDSLIRIGNTRVLDWLEGKVYEGGKVKCDITEEEMVSHAGMGRKFTKVNKEDSVITVKYAEECLDSILSWIKSIGRED; encoded by the coding sequence ATGAAGACATTACTAGTTTCTACATGGACTAACATAAATACCTCTGAAAAAGAATATAAGGTTGTAGATAGCAGAGGGAATGAGACCGAGACCATAGTAAAGAGCTATAAACCATCATTAGCCGAGTACTCTTTCCTGAAAGAAGAGACTACCGATGTGAAAATACTAGCCTTTTTACCTTCTTTTCTGGCTACGAATTTGAACGAATTACCTACTTCATACTCTATTTTAGAGAACTCCCTTAAAGAACTTGTTATGCAGAGGCTATCCTTACCCGACATGAATGATGAAATATTCGTCCTACCCTCTTCAGGGACTTTTAAGTCAAGTAGTAACGTCCTCAGTATCCATGATGGGGGTATAGGAAATTTCAACTTCCTCAGTTATTTGTACACTTACAGCAAACTAGTATCTGAGGAGCCAGAGATGGTTATGGTAGATTTAAGCGAGGACTCATCGTATTTAGCATATGTGACATATAACGCGGTTAGGTTAGCTGTTGAAGATTACGCGTTTACGCATAAGAAACAGTTAATGTTAGTCGAGCTAGCGTCTGACTTTTCAAATAGGTTATTCCCGCTAAGAAAAAAAGTGATAAAGGACGTAAACCTACACCAGTACCTAACTTCAGACATTAAACTTGCTAAAGGGATGAACACACAAGGTAAGAGCGAACTCTACGGTATAGGTAAAGCGTTAGAGCTAGGCTTTCCGTTAGCCCTTATTTATTTAATCAGAGAGACTGGTGAACTAATTTCACCAGAGGAATTTAGGAAACAGATCTTAGAAGGACTGCAAATACAAAAGAGTAATGGGGTGTTCTCGCTAACTGCTTCGGTCAGGGCGAGTATGAGTGCCCCGTATTATTTCATGGGTTACCATTTTGTTGAAACCAACAAAAAGATAGTTGAAGGAGAGATAACTCTCGATAAACTAAATGAATTCTTAGATTATTATACGGGAGCTACTAGGGCGTTAATAAAGAGAGAGATAGAAATAATAAGGAAATTAAGTGAACTGGTCAAAGATGGAGAATACCTACTGGACTCCCTAATAAGGATAGGGAATACGAGAGTCCTTGACTGGCTGGAAGGTAAAGTATACGAAGGAGGAAAGGTAAAGTGTGATATTACAGAAGAAGAAATGGTCTCTCATGCAGGGATGGGCAGGAAATTTACCAAAGTAAATAAAGAAGATAGCGTAATAACTGTGAAATATGCTGAAGAAT
- the cbiG gene encoding cobalt-precorrin 5A hydrolase → MSYQFEHVVVKMWWRRGIAVIYATNEESAKKVLEALKENGYPAVLFKYSLENVERAWSCYDAIVFIMALGGVVRTVCRFAQGKDKDPSVVTVDDGLKFVIPVLGSHWGSNKLTEELAKALNSTPVITTASEQSGITSIEELANTLIAKVINVNAIVKVTSALLRGENVCVKGLKELPKGVRGNYVIGEECKYNVVVTDKEVECRDENTVCLKLLKVAVGVGAKKEASPTVIKEAVFHALDILSLTLDRVSVIASLRDSVESVSKELGVPFRKITPEEINSFNDECLTPPSEKLSELGLKGVAEVSALISGGNGAKLILRKIQYKREVTVAVATVGEQ, encoded by the coding sequence ATGTCCTATCAATTTGAACACGTTGTAGTTAAAATGTGGTGGAGGAGGGGAATTGCAGTAATTTACGCTACAAATGAAGAAAGTGCTAAGAAGGTGTTAGAGGCCCTAAAGGAAAACGGTTACCCTGCAGTTCTTTTTAAATATAGCCTAGAGAACGTTGAAAGGGCATGGAGTTGCTACGATGCCATAGTGTTTATCATGGCATTAGGAGGAGTAGTGAGGACGGTCTGCAGGTTTGCTCAAGGGAAGGACAAAGACCCATCAGTGGTAACAGTGGATGACGGTTTAAAGTTTGTTATCCCGGTTTTAGGCTCACATTGGGGGTCAAATAAGTTAACCGAGGAGCTCGCAAAAGCCCTGAACTCTACTCCAGTGATAACTACTGCAAGTGAGCAGAGTGGGATTACAAGTATTGAAGAACTTGCCAATACGTTAATAGCTAAGGTAATAAACGTTAATGCTATCGTTAAAGTTACGTCAGCACTATTAAGGGGCGAAAATGTCTGTGTAAAGGGATTAAAAGAGCTCCCTAAAGGTGTAAGGGGGAACTATGTGATAGGTGAAGAGTGTAAGTATAATGTCGTGGTCACAGACAAAGAGGTGGAATGCAGAGACGAAAACACAGTGTGCCTTAAGTTACTGAAGGTAGCTGTTGGAGTAGGGGCAAAAAAAGAGGCAAGCCCGACGGTTATTAAAGAAGCGGTCTTTCACGCCTTGGACATCCTCTCCCTCACTTTGGACAGAGTATCGGTAATAGCGTCCTTGAGGGACTCAGTAGAGAGTGTGAGCAAAGAACTCGGTGTGCCTTTTAGAAAAATCACACCCGAGGAAATTAACTCCTTTAACGATGAGTGTCTAACCCCTCCTTCGGAGAAGTTATCCGAACTAGGGCTAAAAGGAGTGGCTGAGGTCTCGGCATTGATTTCCGGTGGGAATGGTGCGAAACTGATTTTAAGGAAGATCCAGTACAAAAGAGAAGTCACTGTAGCCGTAGCTACGGTAGGTGAGCAGTAG
- a CDS encoding APC family permease gives MSKSSQRGLQKPIREIGLRDLVFMSLGGQAPFLSILVYGVASYSEAGAFTPIAIVLGTMLVLLNGLVAYKLSVKFTQSGGYYTYSYYSLTKRLGFETGWTYLFYSALYGSAYVLGAVAVISTVFPFFNVFELSLIFLSGASLIVLLGKRPSFTYAIFASSLEILIMGVLAITFLYSTHFTFYNPFSKIPPISSLAAAIIFGSSIPTGYGSITPLSGEVKDPKKTVPRAIVTVILLGGLFASFDIYAIIDHIVYYNLDLSSSMSLLTLIQNRFGLATLAFASIAAINDGILATLTFMFATSRTIYAMSVNGFFPQKLAELKNGREPFNAVVVTVIAYWIIVLLSLVLFSGNAFNAFFAVGFMSLLGNLYVHLATDFSLTRISLKRLKKRKLEISLSLGAAAFTIYVMITSIPSAAAAALGAFVLWLLAGFMVAEIIDMAKQEQQDEGR, from the coding sequence ATGTCAAAATCGTCTCAGAGAGGACTTCAAAAGCCTATTAGAGAAATAGGTCTAAGGGACTTAGTGTTTATGAGTCTTGGAGGGCAAGCCCCTTTTTTGAGTATTTTAGTTTACGGTGTTGCGTCTTACTCTGAAGCAGGGGCTTTTACTCCTATAGCAATAGTCCTAGGTACCATGTTAGTTTTGTTAAACGGTCTAGTAGCGTACAAGTTATCCGTTAAGTTCACTCAGAGCGGTGGGTATTATACATACTCATATTACTCCCTTACTAAAAGGCTTGGGTTTGAGACAGGTTGGACTTACTTATTTTATTCAGCATTATACGGTAGTGCATATGTTTTAGGTGCAGTAGCTGTAATCTCTACAGTTTTCCCTTTCTTCAACGTCTTTGAACTATCCCTAATTTTCCTTTCTGGGGCGTCTCTAATAGTGCTCCTTGGGAAGAGGCCGTCTTTCACTTATGCGATTTTTGCCAGCTCTCTCGAGATACTTATTATGGGAGTACTTGCAATTACATTTCTTTACTCTACTCACTTCACGTTCTATAACCCATTTTCGAAGATACCCCCTATTTCTTCACTCGCAGCTGCAATAATATTTGGCTCCAGCATACCTACAGGTTATGGGTCGATAACCCCGTTATCAGGCGAAGTTAAAGACCCTAAAAAGACAGTACCAAGGGCTATCGTTACAGTGATTTTACTAGGTGGGCTTTTCGCTTCCTTTGACATCTACGCTATAATTGACCACATAGTGTACTATAACTTGGACTTAAGTTCCTCGATGTCCCTTCTTACGTTAATCCAAAACAGGTTCGGGTTAGCGACTTTAGCCTTCGCCTCTATAGCCGCTATAAATGACGGCATATTAGCTACTTTGACTTTTATGTTTGCCACTTCCAGGACTATTTACGCGATGTCAGTTAACGGTTTCTTCCCCCAAAAACTAGCTGAGCTGAAAAACGGTAGGGAACCTTTTAATGCTGTAGTAGTCACCGTAATAGCATATTGGATAATAGTCCTACTCTCTCTAGTCCTCTTTAGTGGTAATGCGTTTAATGCGTTCTTTGCAGTAGGGTTTATGTCGCTACTCGGTAACCTCTATGTCCACCTAGCTACGGACTTCTCTCTTACGAGGATATCGTTAAAGAGGTTAAAGAAGAGAAAGTTAGAGATTTCACTGTCCTTAGGTGCAGCTGCGTTTACAATATATGTAATGATAACTTCTATACCTTCGGCGGCTGCAGCAGCACTCGGTGCCTTCGTACTTTGGTTGTTAGCCGGGTTTATGGTCGCGGAAATAATAGATATGGCTAAGCAGGAGCAACAAGACGAAGGCAGATAA